A section of the Asticcacaulis sp. EMRT-3 genome encodes:
- a CDS encoding HAMP domain-containing sensor histidine kinase: MAYPQHTEPAPGEAPGWMLDPAASPDRDTARRAFLRMVSHELRTPLNSIIGFSEILRSELYGPLGSPQYIEYAGIIRDSGTRLLSLFNNVLDMMRLEGGGDFHPVPEPVLPWLEEAVARVQTLATERGIALRILPSEEGLQAVCDPKGLMACLDHLLHNAIDFTAQGDVIEIKARQCGDRVDISVFNRGKAPAPDDIARLMRPFEQGEPALSRTREGAGLGWPIVRLTCNAMGGEFGVITRQGEALKAVLRFAAA, encoded by the coding sequence ATGGCTTACCCCCAGCACACCGAGCCTGCGCCCGGCGAAGCACCGGGCTGGATGCTTGATCCGGCGGCCTCGCCTGACCGCGACACGGCGCGACGCGCCTTTCTGCGCATGGTCAGCCACGAATTGCGCACTCCGCTCAATTCGATTATCGGTTTTTCCGAAATCCTGCGCAGCGAACTTTACGGCCCGCTCGGATCACCGCAATATATTGAATATGCAGGCATTATACGCGACAGCGGCACGCGCCTGTTAAGCCTGTTCAACAATGTGCTCGACATGATGCGCCTCGAAGGCGGCGGCGATTTCCATCCTGTGCCGGAGCCGGTTCTGCCCTGGCTGGAAGAGGCCGTGGCGCGCGTACAGACTCTGGCGACAGAGCGCGGCATCGCCTTGCGCATTCTGCCCAGCGAAGAGGGCCTGCAAGCCGTCTGCGATCCCAAGGGGCTGATGGCCTGTCTCGATCATCTGCTGCATAATGCCATTGATTTCACCGCCCAGGGCGATGTCATCGAAATCAAGGCGCGCCAGTGCGGCGACAGGGTCGATATTTCCGTTTTCAATCGCGGCAAAGCCCCCGCGCCTGACGATATTGCCCGCCTGATGCGGCCTTTTGAGCAGGGCGAACCGGCTTTGAGCCGCACCCGCGAAGGTGCCGGTCTCGGCTGGCCGATCGTCAGGCTGACCTGTAACGCGATGGGCGGCGAATTCGGCGTCATTACCCGCCAGGGCGAGGCGCTGAAGGCCGTGCTGCGCTTTGCGGCGGCTTAA
- a CDS encoding DUF2336 domain-containing protein, with protein sequence MPEEGVDSEAVRADDSAQPEPKFQARHVLMRRLADVVCLPESRINAFERAVTADLLVEMLRESALADRVRVARRVSILAEVPNSLVRVLIIDAPDVAQHLIENCDALGDSDLHFCARNGNSDHHRLLAARKELPGILCEALVDTGDITVIEILLKNLRARLSQPALEAIVAMSQDHPHLIPLLMKRSEMRPSSAYVLFWWADADCRRQILTRFGVNRDIMQDMASDVFGMVAQEKWQDPLSRKALQFIERRQRNREALKKSPYASLEDAIAEAAKNGMTRKVAEEIAYLSGIKPTTGAKLLRDRGGEGLAVLCKATGLSRKALRALWKALRRPLRDADGRTHPDLANVLVTYDTLATDRAQTVLRYWNWSLSSALTHVMLRAIASGEDADLDSMSVPQRAAMLAFAQDLKS encoded by the coding sequence ATGCCTGAGGAAGGTGTGGATTCCGAGGCTGTGCGCGCGGACGACTCAGCGCAGCCTGAACCGAAATTTCAGGCGCGCCATGTGCTTATGCGCCGCCTCGCCGATGTGGTCTGCCTGCCGGAAAGCCGGATCAACGCCTTCGAGCGCGCCGTCACCGCCGATCTGCTGGTCGAGATGCTGCGCGAATCGGCGCTGGCCGACCGGGTGCGTGTGGCCAGGCGCGTCAGCATCTTGGCGGAAGTGCCCAATTCACTGGTGCGCGTGCTGATCATCGATGCGCCAGACGTGGCGCAGCACCTGATCGAGAACTGCGACGCCCTGGGCGACAGCGACCTGCATTTCTGCGCCCGCAACGGCAACAGCGATCACCACAGGCTGCTGGCTGCGCGCAAGGAATTGCCGGGCATACTGTGTGAAGCCCTGGTTGATACCGGCGACATCACCGTGATCGAGATCCTGCTCAAAAATCTGCGCGCCCGCCTGTCGCAACCGGCGCTGGAGGCCATTGTGGCCATGAGTCAGGATCATCCGCATCTCATTCCTCTGCTCATGAAGCGCAGCGAAATGCGCCCGTCCTCGGCCTATGTGCTGTTCTGGTGGGCCGATGCCGACTGCCGCCGTCAGATTCTGACGCGCTTTGGTGTCAACCGCGACATCATGCAGGATATGGCGTCGGATGTGTTCGGCATGGTGGCGCAGGAAAAGTGGCAGGATCCTTTGTCGCGCAAGGCGCTGCAATTCATCGAGCGCCGCCAGCGCAACCGCGAGGCGCTCAAAAAAAGCCCCTATGCCTCGCTGGAAGACGCCATTGCTGAAGCCGCCAAGAATGGCATGACGCGCAAGGTGGCTGAGGAAATCGCCTATCTGTCCGGCATCAAGCCCACCACGGGCGCCAAGCTGTTGCGCGATCGCGGCGGCGAGGGGCTGGCCGTGCTGTGCAAGGCCACCGGCCTGTCACGCAAGGCGCTGCGCGCTTTGTGGAAGGCGCTGCGCCGACCTTTGCGCGACGCCGATGGCCGTACCCATCCCGACCTGGCCAATGTGCTGGTCACCTACGACACCCTGGCCACCGACCGCGCCCAGACGGTGCTGCGTTACTGGAACTGGTCTTTGTCGTCGGCGCTCACCCATGTCATGTTGCGCGCCATTGCTTCGGGCGAGGACGCTGATCTTGATTCGATGAGTGTGCCGCAGCGCGCCGCCATGCTGGCTTTCGCTCAGGATTTGAAGTCCTGA
- a CDS encoding MucR family transcriptional regulator, which yields MESKTDALDMTADIVSAFVGNNSMPASELPALIQSVYQALNAISSGEETKTEAPKEPAVSVKKSISSDFIVCLEDGRKFKSLKRHLRTKYGMSPEDYRAKWGLAKDYPMVAPNYAKARSDLAKQMGLGQGGRQVARKARVKA from the coding sequence ATGGAAAGCAAGACTGACGCCCTGGATATGACAGCGGATATCGTTTCCGCCTTTGTCGGCAATAATTCAATGCCCGCCAGCGAGTTACCTGCGCTCATTCAAAGCGTGTATCAGGCTCTGAATGCAATATCGTCGGGCGAGGAAACCAAGACCGAAGCTCCCAAGGAGCCAGCGGTTTCTGTCAAGAAGTCCATTTCTTCTGATTTCATCGTCTGTTTAGAAGACGGACGCAAGTTTAAATCGCTGAAACGCCATTTGCGCACCAAGTACGGCATGAGCCCGGAAGATTATCGCGCCAAATGGGGACTGGCGAAAGACTATCCGATGGTGGCACCCAACTATGCCAAGGCGCGCTCCGACCTTGCCAAGCAGATGGGGCTCGGTCAGGGCGGCCGTCAGGTGGCACGCAAGGCCCGCGTTAAGGCATAA
- a CDS encoding helix-turn-helix domain-containing protein yields MIKGRTADKNGMESGSSTQVHGDEERALFVMELVALATGVPAHQIACETRNHARAARARQIAMYLSYVAWQWPLARVGRAFGRDRTTAGHACRLIEDLRDDALFDARLERLEACLQNAPEPKDVKLLSPNLLEMSGGGALEAFHHRHQAIGALR; encoded by the coding sequence ATGATAAAGGGACGGACGGCGGATAAGAACGGCATGGAAAGCGGTAGCTCAACACAGGTGCATGGCGATGAGGAGCGGGCGCTTTTCGTGATGGAGCTTGTGGCCCTGGCCACGGGCGTTCCGGCCCATCAGATCGCCTGCGAAACGCGCAACCATGCCCGCGCGGCGCGAGCGCGGCAGATTGCCATGTATCTGTCCTATGTGGCCTGGCAATGGCCGCTGGCGCGCGTGGGCCGGGCCTTCGGGCGCGACCGCACCACGGCGGGCCATGCCTGCCGCCTGATCGAGGATTTGCGCGACGATGCTCTTTTCGATGCCCGGCTGGAAAGGCTGGAAGCCTGCCTGCAAAACGCCCCTGAACCCAAGGATGTCAAACTTTTGAGCCCCAACCTGCTTGAAATGTCAGGCGGTGGCGCGCTTGAGGCGTTCCACCATCGACATCAGGCCATTGGTGCGCTGCGATGA
- a CDS encoding PAS domain-containing protein: MAGLASEMLVALQAHEAIFRYWKSLRRRGRLPARADLDPVAIRLRLPTISLIDVLDCEAGVRAAAFRQRLAGTELFTAYGEEITGKTLDAIYTPQEAEYWAEHLDFVVSQRKPNVGLHSMAWRGAASLSLFWLRLPLSSDGRNVDMILGHDALIGRVDLVNSGIRSAS; this comes from the coding sequence ATGGCTGGGTTAGCTTCCGAAATGCTGGTGGCGTTGCAAGCGCATGAAGCCATTTTCCGCTACTGGAAGAGCCTGCGTCGTCGTGGCCGTCTGCCTGCGCGCGCCGACCTCGATCCGGTGGCTATCCGCCTGCGCCTGCCTACCATCAGCCTGATCGATGTGCTGGATTGCGAAGCCGGCGTGAGGGCCGCCGCCTTTCGGCAGCGTCTGGCGGGCACCGAGCTGTTCACCGCCTATGGCGAGGAAATCACCGGCAAGACGCTCGACGCCATCTATACGCCGCAAGAAGCCGAATACTGGGCCGAACATCTCGATTTCGTGGTGTCGCAGCGCAAGCCGAATGTCGGCCTGCATTCGATGGCCTGGCGCGGCGCAGCCTCGCTCAGCCTGTTTTGGCTGCGCCTGCCCCTGTCCAGCGATGGACGAAATGTCGATATGATTCTGGGCCATGACGCCCTGATCGGCAGGGTTGATCTGGTCAATAGCGGAATCCGCTCGGCCTCCTGA
- a CDS encoding SufE family protein codes for MSFAASDVSSRLNDLLEEFELFDDWEERYRYIIDLGKNLTPLSPEEKNEATRVRGCASQVWLVMDPAPPGILKFRGDSDAFIVRGLIAILIRLLNDRPYSEIQDFSIRDTLTRLGLDEALSSQRTNGLMSMVERLKRATA; via the coding sequence ATGTCCTTTGCCGCCTCCGATGTGTCCAGCCGCCTCAACGACCTGCTTGAGGAATTCGAGCTGTTCGACGACTGGGAGGAGCGCTACCGCTATATTATCGATCTCGGCAAGAATCTGACACCGCTCTCGCCGGAAGAAAAAAACGAAGCCACGCGCGTGCGCGGCTGCGCCTCTCAGGTCTGGCTGGTGATGGATCCGGCCCCGCCGGGCATTCTGAAGTTTCGCGGCGATTCCGACGCCTTTATCGTCAGGGGTCTGATCGCCATACTGATCCGCCTGCTCAATGACCGGCCCTATAGTGAGATTCAGGACTTCTCCATCCGCGATACGCTGACAAGGCTCGGCCTCGACGAAGCCCTGTCATCGCAGCGCACCAATGGCCTGATGTCGATGGTGGAACGCCTCAAGCGCGCCACCGCCTGA
- a CDS encoding HAMP domain-containing sensor histidine kinase: protein MKSQGQAVSGLRLGVVVWHFGWAGFVLLAMLGMLFLPVSLSVIVALLSMAMPGVCCVLLLSQDNYLNRRVVIWAWTLGAAVAVSLTGGLTGPLAAWVAMPMVAAVVLNQRVLISLGATLAFVVTLLAAFVSLWQEMPTPGAQASLWLSLFSVFSLVVGLGVALLPALRVRVERAVDAEEARARLFRMLTEQPALIVCLDTAGRMVSAFGEAPAGVDLKGLRQVGLSGAAHVPDRVHVTAALETALRDGRSEVGFTPHAGLDHYVALSLRKGEDGRLYGVMRDASLQHAHEAGLEAARGEAEALNQGKTRFVASMSHELRTPLNAVIGFSDIMRQQLFGELSPKYTEYAQLIWESGQHVLDLINDILDMSKIEAQKYELSLEVFDIREPVSQALRLLRAQAHDKGIEIVSQLPPGPLSVQADRRAVKQICLNLLANALKFTPREGHVGLDLRAVEGGVSIIISDTGIGIGPEDLQRIGQPYEQGGPAEQRAMGTGLGLSIVKAMAHLLGGRMSLHSVLGEGTRVTVVLPRVQVEADPDQPLLPLADPLSDSEKKPEGTDMAGPGTDGDTQAVVQSLEAFVHAAQYPVYNPLEDIHRASDSLHGFGEFVIRPPKS, encoded by the coding sequence ATGAAATCGCAGGGACAGGCCGTCAGCGGCCTGCGCCTTGGTGTGGTCGTGTGGCATTTCGGCTGGGCAGGCTTTGTACTGCTGGCCATGTTGGGGATGCTGTTCCTGCCCGTATCCCTGTCGGTGATCGTGGCGCTGCTGTCCATGGCGATGCCGGGAGTGTGCTGCGTGCTGCTGTTGTCGCAGGACAATTATCTGAACCGGCGTGTGGTGATCTGGGCCTGGACACTGGGGGCGGCGGTGGCGGTGAGTCTGACCGGCGGCCTGACCGGCCCGCTGGCGGCCTGGGTGGCCATGCCGATGGTGGCCGCCGTGGTGCTCAATCAGCGTGTGCTGATCTCGTTGGGGGCCACACTGGCCTTCGTGGTGACATTGCTGGCGGCCTTTGTCAGCCTGTGGCAGGAAATGCCCACGCCCGGCGCGCAGGCCAGCCTTTGGCTGTCGCTGTTTTCAGTGTTTTCGCTGGTTGTAGGACTGGGTGTGGCACTGTTGCCCGCCCTGCGGGTGCGGGTGGAGCGCGCCGTCGATGCCGAGGAGGCGCGCGCCAGGCTTTTTCGCATGTTGACCGAGCAACCGGCCCTGATCGTGTGCCTCGATACGGCGGGACGGATGGTGTCGGCCTTTGGTGAAGCTCCGGCGGGGGTCGATCTCAAGGGCTTGCGTCAGGTGGGGCTGAGCGGGGCGGCGCATGTGCCGGATCGCGTCCATGTGACGGCGGCGCTGGAAACAGCCTTACGCGATGGCCGCTCAGAAGTCGGGTTTACGCCCCATGCCGGGCTGGATCACTATGTAGCCCTAAGTTTGCGCAAGGGTGAGGATGGCCGTCTGTATGGCGTGATGCGCGACGCATCGCTGCAACACGCCCATGAGGCGGGGCTGGAGGCCGCGCGCGGCGAGGCCGAGGCGCTGAATCAGGGCAAGACGCGCTTCGTGGCCAGTATGAGCCATGAATTGCGCACACCGCTCAACGCCGTCATCGGCTTTTCGGACATTATGCGCCAGCAGCTTTTCGGTGAGCTGTCGCCCAAATATACCGAATATGCGCAACTGATCTGGGAATCGGGCCAGCACGTCCTCGACCTGATCAATGATATTCTCGATATGTCGAAGATCGAGGCGCAAAAATACGAGTTGAGCCTTGAGGTGTTCGATATCCGCGAACCCGTTTCGCAGGCCTTGCGCCTGTTGCGCGCTCAGGCGCACGACAAGGGGATAGAGATTGTCAGCCAATTGCCGCCGGGGCCCCTGAGCGTTCAGGCTGATCGCCGCGCGGTCAAGCAGATATGCCTGAACCTGTTGGCCAACGCCTTGAAGTTCACGCCGCGCGAAGGCCATGTCGGGCTTGATCTCAGGGCGGTGGAAGGCGGGGTCAGTATCATCATCAGCGATACCGGTATCGGTATCGGGCCTGAGGATTTACAGCGCATCGGCCAGCCCTATGAACAGGGCGGGCCCGCCGAACAGCGCGCTATGGGCACGGGGCTGGGCCTGTCTATCGTCAAGGCTATGGCTCATTTGCTGGGCGGGCGGATGAGCCTGCATTCGGTGCTGGGCGAAGGCACCCGGGTGACGGTGGTGCTGCCGCGCGTCCAGGTCGAGGCCGACCCCGACCAGCCGCTGCTGCCGCTGGCTGATCCTCTCAGCGATTCGGAAAAAAAGCCGGAAGGCACAGATATGGCGGGGCCGGGCACGGACGGCGACACCCAGGCCGTGGTGCAGTCGCTGGAAGCTTTCGTCCATGCGGCGCAATATCCGGTCTATAATCCGCTGGAAGATATTCACCGCGCGTCCGACAGCCTGCATGGCTTTGGCGAATTCGTGATCCGCCCGCCGAAAAGCTGA
- a CDS encoding histidine phosphotransferase ChpT has protein sequence MNMHTDELATETLTPPATDPAAPDPVQAGGYQMGAHALATQLVAKLCHDFISPAGAIISGLDLLEDPTAQDMKQEAMNLISTSAKKLVTLVHFARVAYGAATTSEAFNGSQLKTILADVFSGMRAELVFDIAPDALFSKPAARALLNLGLIAGNALPVGGTATLTMQRDENGLILTSDSKGARARLKAEAIEGLKGLPLGDGLSGQWIQPHWLYSVVHEAGGRLDFVAEPDSLGITIHMPE, from the coding sequence ATGAATATGCATACGGACGAACTGGCCACCGAAACGCTTACCCCCCCGGCCACCGATCCGGCTGCGCCCGACCCTGTACAGGCAGGCGGCTATCAGATGGGTGCCCACGCCCTGGCCACCCAGCTCGTCGCCAAGCTGTGCCATGATTTCATTTCGCCCGCCGGCGCCATCATCTCCGGCCTCGACCTGCTCGAAGACCCGACGGCCCAAGATATGAAGCAGGAGGCGATGAACCTGATCTCGACCTCGGCGAAAAAGCTGGTCACGCTGGTTCATTTCGCGCGCGTCGCCTACGGTGCCGCCACCACGTCCGAAGCCTTTAACGGTTCGCAACTCAAAACGATCCTCGCCGATGTTTTTTCCGGGATGCGCGCCGAACTGGTGTTCGACATTGCACCGGACGCGCTTTTTTCCAAACCCGCCGCCCGCGCCCTGCTTAATCTCGGCCTGATCGCCGGTAACGCCCTGCCGGTAGGCGGCACGGCCACGCTCACGATGCAGCGTGATGAAAACGGCCTGATCCTGACCTCGGACTCCAAGGGTGCGCGCGCCCGTCTGAAGGCCGAGGCCATCGAAGGCTTAAAAGGCCTGCCGCTCGGCGACGGCCTGTCCGGTCAATGGATACAGCCGCACTGGCTATACAGCGTGGTGCATGAGGCGGGTGGCAGGCTCGATTTCGTTGCTGAACCCGATTCGCTCGGCATCACGATCCATATGCCGGAATAG
- the cysK gene encoding cysteine synthase A: MANSSSSTGPATGSHKLARKGRGKIFDSILDTMGDTPLIRLPRLSEALGAKATVLAKLEFFNPLSSVKDRIGIAMIEAAEASGKLKPGGTIIEATSGNTGIALAFVSAAKGYKCILVMPESMSIERRKMLLLLGARLELTPAEKGMRGAINRAQELLAETPGAIIPAQFENEANPLVHRLSTAEEIWNDTDGAVDVVVSGVGTGGTISGVGEVLKAKKPSVKMIAIEPESSAILSGGEPGPHKIQGIGAGFVPAILDRGVIDGVEKVSNDAAFAMARKSASLEGLPVGISSGAALEVAFRLATQDAYAGKTIVAIIPSFAERYLSTALFDGL, from the coding sequence ATGGCCAATTCCTCATCATCGACAGGCCCAGCGACCGGCAGCCATAAACTGGCCCGCAAAGGGCGCGGCAAGATTTTCGATTCGATCCTCGATACGATGGGCGATACGCCGCTGATCCGCCTGCCGCGCCTGTCCGAAGCGCTGGGGGCGAAAGCCACTGTTCTGGCCAAGCTTGAATTTTTCAATCCGCTGTCCTCGGTCAAGGATCGCATCGGCATCGCCATGATCGAGGCCGCCGAAGCCTCAGGCAAGCTGAAGCCGGGCGGCACGATCATCGAGGCCACATCCGGCAATACCGGCATTGCGCTCGCCTTCGTCTCGGCCGCCAAGGGCTATAAGTGCATTCTGGTCATGCCGGAATCGATGTCGATCGAACGCCGCAAAATGCTGTTGCTGCTCGGCGCTCGCCTCGAACTGACCCCGGCGGAAAAGGGGATGCGCGGCGCGATCAACCGCGCGCAGGAACTGCTGGCCGAAACACCCGGTGCCATTATCCCTGCCCAGTTTGAAAATGAGGCCAATCCGCTCGTCCATCGTCTATCGACCGCCGAAGAAATCTGGAACGATACGGATGGGGCCGTCGATGTAGTGGTGTCGGGCGTCGGCACGGGCGGCACGATTTCGGGCGTCGGCGAAGTGCTGAAGGCGAAAAAGCCGTCGGTGAAAATGATCGCTATCGAGCCGGAATCCTCGGCCATCCTGTCGGGCGGCGAACCGGGGCCGCATAAGATTCAGGGCATAGGCGCGGGTTTCGTGCCCGCCATTCTGGATCGTGGCGTGATCGATGGCGTGGAAAAGGTCAGCAATGACGCCGCCTTTGCTATGGCGCGCAAATCGGCCAGCTTAGAGGGGCTGCCGGTCGGAATTTCGTCGGGCGCGGCGCTCGAAGTGGCCTTTCGTCTGGCAACGCAGGATGCGTATGCCGGCAAGACGATTGTGGCCATCATCCCGTCCTTTGCCGAACGTTACCTGTCGACCGCCCTGTTCGACGGGCTTTAA